Proteins encoded together in one Bacillota bacterium window:
- a CDS encoding NAD(P)/FAD-dependent oxidoreductase encodes MSAKRTRHVIIGNSAAGVSAAETIRRLDPEASITIISDEPHPFYSRCLTSYYIAGAISEGDMCLRGPGYYSEMGFEAMLGRRAVRIDPEARMVFLKDEFDADAGDCREDYAGVRVPYDRLLIATGGNAKLPDIPGAHLDGVFVLRTWNDANRILARASRSKKAVIVGGGLVGMKVAHALYERGLAVHMLVSSGRVLSQMVDDEAGEMLRDHLEKHGLVIETRADVAEITGSTGSSGRGSVEGVVTNTGRRIECQMVVTGKGVEPNIGLALGAGIETNRGILVDSRMRTSVPDIYAAGDVAEGYDVAHEGPRVNALWTQAVEQGKVAGSNMAGREREYAGGIGMNSLELFGVPVISMGITSPRVQPGPGSSGQVGGRPGGQPGGQAVGHTREHAGPADRGGQGFEVLSLRKPGNWYRKLVLKDGMIKGAIFVGGVEKAGVVLALIKKRVNVNASGDAKYRILHDDFTFATFIDLIDEKAGFFEGGGKRNVQRIMQGGH; translated from the coding sequence ATGAGTGCAAAGCGCACCAGGCACGTGATAATAGGGAATAGCGCCGCCGGGGTGAGCGCGGCCGAGACTATAAGGAGGCTTGACCCGGAAGCCAGTATCACGATCATCTCGGATGAGCCTCACCCGTTCTATTCTCGCTGTCTCACGTCATATTACATCGCGGGGGCTATAAGCGAGGGGGATATGTGCCTCAGGGGCCCGGGCTATTATTCAGAGATGGGTTTTGAGGCGATGCTCGGCCGGAGGGCCGTCAGGATAGACCCTGAGGCGAGAATGGTTTTTCTTAAAGATGAATTTGACGCCGACGCGGGTGACTGCCGGGAGGACTACGCCGGAGTCAGGGTCCCGTATGACCGCCTGCTTATAGCCACAGGCGGGAACGCCAAGCTCCCGGACATCCCCGGGGCTCACCTTGATGGGGTGTTTGTCCTCCGCACATGGAACGACGCGAACCGCATCCTCGCCCGGGCAAGCCGGTCGAAAAAGGCCGTGATCGTGGGCGGGGGCCTTGTAGGCATGAAGGTCGCTCATGCCCTGTATGAGAGGGGCCTTGCCGTGCATATGTTGGTGAGCTCGGGCCGGGTCCTCTCGCAGATGGTGGATGATGAGGCCGGGGAGATGCTGCGGGATCACCTTGAGAAGCACGGCCTCGTGATCGAGACGAGGGCGGATGTCGCGGAGATCACCGGCAGCACTGGCAGCTCCGGAAGGGGCTCTGTAGAGGGGGTCGTCACCAACACTGGAAGGCGCATCGAATGCCAGATGGTCGTGACCGGGAAGGGCGTCGAGCCGAATATAGGGCTCGCCCTGGGCGCGGGGATCGAGACCAATCGCGGCATCCTTGTAGACAGTCGAATGAGGACATCGGTCCCGGATATTTACGCCGCCGGGGACGTGGCCGAGGGGTATGATGTGGCTCACGAAGGCCCGAGGGTTAACGCCCTGTGGACGCAGGCGGTGGAGCAGGGCAAGGTCGCCGGCTCCAACATGGCCGGGAGGGAGCGCGAATATGCCGGGGGCATCGGGATGAATTCCCTGGAGCTGTTTGGAGTCCCCGTGATCTCCATGGGGATCACATCGCCGCGGGTGCAGCCTGGACCTGGAAGTAGCGGGCAGGTAGGAGGCCGGCCAGGAGGTCAGCCTGGAGGGCAGGCGGTGGGGCATACAAGAGAGCACGCAGGGCCGGCGGACCGTGGGGGCCAGGGGTTTGAGGTCCTCTCCCTCAGAAAACCCGGCAACTGGTACAGGAAGCTCGTCCTGAAGGACGGGATGATAAAGGGCGCGATCTTCGTCGGCGGGGTGGAGAAGGCCGGCGTGGTGCTCGCCCTTATAAAGAAACGGGTTAACGTCAACGCAAGCGGCGACGCCAAATACCGGATTCTTCACGACGACTTTACCTTTGCTACATTCATCGACCTCATAGACGAGAAGGCCGGATTCTTTGAGGGAGGAGGGAAGCGAAATGTCCAGAGAATTATGCAAGGCGGCCATTGA
- the cdhC gene encoding CO dehydrogenase/CO-methylating acetyl-CoA synthase complex subunit beta, with translation MSRELCKAAIEGSIIATSYAEILLNQAIRRHGEDRPVAYPDTAYRLPVIRSLSGEETPVIGDLPKVLNKFKANIRHEPTFENAKLAGEATLFAAEIIEALKYINGVAPYNDPYMGFVSDGVLRKLGVPLVDDTIPGVAVIIGEAQDSKAAVQLFRELQKKGILVILVNNIIEQLLDEGMRLGVDYMAFPLGHFTAAIHAVNFALRAGLAFGNVPPGNRDQMLKYQAERVDAFVLALGELDEVRIAAEFGAIHLGFPVVSDQPVEEIPGKFVYEPDYVKMVQTALELRNIKIKIVDIPIPVTYGPAFEGERIRKEDMYVEFGGGRSPAFELVQMKSMDEVEDGRITVVGPDVDEIPAGTAMPLGLVVDVAGRKMQEDFEPVLERRIHYFINYCEGCWHIAQRDICWLRISKDAVSRGFKIKHYGDILYAKFKSDFPAIVDRVQVTILTDEAQVLEHVELARKKYAARDARLRGLTDEAVDTFYSCTLCQSFAPNHVCIVAPERSGLCGAVSWLDAKASYEITPTGPNQPILKGECLDEVKGQWKGVNEFLYSASHRTLESVNLYTLMENPMTSCGCFECIMAILPEANGVMIVNREYPGQTPCGMKFSTLAGTVGGGVQTPGFMGHGRAYVASRKFIQADGGLARVVWMPSELKEFLREDILRRSEGLGLVDFYDKIADEKVGTTIEQVLPFLEEKGHPALSMPPLL, from the coding sequence ATGTCCAGAGAATTATGCAAGGCGGCCATTGAGGGCTCGATCATCGCCACAAGCTATGCTGAGATCCTGCTCAACCAGGCCATACGGCGCCATGGCGAGGATAGGCCCGTGGCTTACCCGGATACGGCATACAGGCTACCTGTGATAAGGAGCCTGAGCGGCGAGGAAACCCCGGTGATAGGGGACCTCCCTAAGGTCCTGAATAAATTCAAGGCCAACATAAGGCACGAGCCGACCTTTGAGAATGCGAAGCTCGCCGGGGAGGCCACGCTGTTCGCCGCCGAGATCATCGAGGCTCTGAAATACATAAATGGGGTAGCCCCTTATAATGATCCCTACATGGGCTTCGTTTCGGACGGGGTTTTGAGGAAGCTCGGCGTCCCGCTTGTGGATGACACCATCCCGGGCGTGGCGGTCATTATAGGGGAAGCGCAGGATTCGAAGGCGGCCGTGCAGCTCTTCAGGGAGCTTCAGAAAAAGGGGATACTCGTCATCCTGGTAAACAACATCATTGAGCAACTCCTCGATGAGGGGATGCGCCTGGGCGTCGACTACATGGCGTTCCCGCTCGGGCATTTTACGGCGGCCATCCATGCGGTCAACTTCGCGCTGAGGGCGGGCCTCGCTTTTGGAAATGTGCCTCCCGGCAATAGGGACCAGATGCTGAAATACCAGGCCGAGCGCGTGGATGCCTTTGTCCTCGCCCTTGGGGAGCTGGACGAGGTCAGGATCGCCGCGGAATTTGGCGCTATCCACCTGGGCTTCCCCGTCGTCAGCGACCAGCCGGTTGAGGAGATACCCGGAAAGTTCGTTTACGAGCCGGATTATGTGAAGATGGTGCAGACGGCGCTCGAGCTCAGGAACATCAAGATCAAGATCGTGGATATCCCGATTCCCGTGACTTACGGCCCTGCTTTCGAGGGCGAGAGAATCCGCAAGGAGGACATGTATGTTGAGTTCGGCGGAGGGAGGTCCCCGGCGTTTGAGCTCGTCCAGATGAAATCCATGGACGAGGTCGAGGACGGGCGGATCACCGTGGTAGGCCCGGATGTGGACGAGATACCGGCCGGGACCGCTATGCCCTTGGGCCTTGTGGTCGATGTCGCCGGGCGCAAGATGCAGGAGGATTTCGAGCCTGTCCTGGAGCGGCGCATTCATTACTTCATAAACTATTGTGAGGGGTGCTGGCATATAGCCCAACGGGATATATGCTGGCTCAGGATAAGCAAGGATGCGGTATCGCGCGGCTTCAAGATCAAGCATTACGGCGACATCCTCTACGCTAAATTCAAGTCGGATTTCCCCGCGATTGTAGACCGCGTCCAGGTCACGATCCTGACCGATGAGGCCCAGGTTTTGGAGCATGTGGAGCTTGCGCGGAAGAAGTATGCCGCGCGGGATGCCCGCCTGCGAGGCCTCACGGATGAGGCCGTGGACACGTTCTATTCCTGCACCCTATGCCAGTCGTTTGCCCCCAATCACGTGTGCATCGTGGCTCCCGAGCGGAGCGGGCTCTGCGGGGCGGTGAGCTGGCTCGACGCCAAGGCCTCGTATGAGATAACGCCAACCGGGCCCAATCAGCCGATTCTGAAGGGTGAGTGCCTCGACGAGGTCAAGGGCCAGTGGAAGGGCGTGAACGAGTTCTTGTATAGTGCGTCCCATCGTACACTTGAATCGGTGAACCTCTATACCCTCATGGAAAACCCCATGACGTCCTGCGGCTGTTTCGAGTGCATCATGGCCATCCTTCCCGAGGCGAACGGCGTGATGATCGTGAATCGCGAGTACCCGGGGCAGACCCCGTGCGGGATGAAATTCTCGACCCTCGCCGGGACAGTTGGGGGCGGCGTGCAGACGCCGGGCTTCATGGGCCATGGGAGGGCGTATGTAGCGAGCCGCAAGTTCATACAGGCTGATGGGGGCCTCGCAAGGGTAGTGTGGATGCCTTCAGAGCTGAAGGAATTTCTCAGGGAGGATATCCTGAGACGGAGCGAGGGGCTCGGCCTTGTAGACTTTTACGATAAGATCGCCGATGAGAAGGTGGGGACGACGATAGAGCAGGTGCTGCCCTTCCTCGAAGAAAAGGGCCATCCTGCGTTGAGCATGCCGCCTCTTCTTTAG
- a CDS encoding acetyl-CoA decarbonylase/synthase complex subunit gamma: protein MGLTGLEIYKLLPKKNCGECGPPTCLAFAMQLAAAKASLDACPYVSDEARQALESASAPPIRLVTIGTGDAKLDIGDETVLFRHDKTFFHETGLAFEVSDALSRDQGQGQDQARDGGQDGLAGVVSQVNRLEFERVGQRLRVNLIAVRNDSGDPATFAASAAYIVSRTKLPLILISQDPVAMARALDAVGAGRPLIYAATQANLKDMAELARKYNCPLAVRGEGLDELANVADKVIKAGCKDLVLDPGRTGIADRLADLTQIRRLAIKKKFRTFGFPAMAFVGASDPYHEAMEAGVYIAKYAGIVVLKSRYPWLVLPLLTLRQNIYTDPQKPIQVEAKLYSVGGEPKDDSPLYVTSNFSLTFFTVQGDIEASKIPAHLLVIDTEGTSVLTAWAAGKFTAEKIAEALGAPEVQGRVRHRRVIIPGYVAAMSGKLEEKSGWQVLVGPRESAGIPSFVKAKWSA from the coding sequence ATGGGGCTTACGGGTCTAGAAATCTATAAGCTCCTGCCCAAGAAGAACTGCGGGGAATGCGGGCCGCCGACGTGCCTCGCCTTTGCCATGCAGCTCGCGGCCGCCAAGGCATCGCTGGATGCCTGCCCCTATGTGTCCGACGAGGCGCGCCAGGCCCTGGAGTCGGCATCGGCCCCGCCGATCAGGCTTGTGACGATAGGAACCGGGGATGCGAAGCTGGATATCGGCGATGAGACAGTGCTTTTCCGGCACGACAAGACATTCTTTCATGAAACGGGCCTTGCCTTCGAGGTGAGCGATGCCTTAAGCCGTGACCAGGGCCAGGGCCAGGACCAGGCCCGGGACGGGGGTCAGGACGGGCTTGCAGGTGTTGTTTCACAGGTAAACCGCCTGGAATTCGAACGCGTTGGCCAGAGATTGAGGGTGAACCTCATAGCAGTCCGGAATGATTCAGGGGACCCGGCTACCTTCGCGGCGAGCGCCGCTTATATCGTATCTCGCACGAAGCTGCCGCTCATCCTCATAAGCCAGGACCCTGTTGCTATGGCGAGGGCCCTGGATGCCGTAGGGGCCGGGAGACCGTTGATCTACGCGGCTACGCAGGCCAACCTCAAGGATATGGCGGAGCTCGCCAGGAAGTACAACTGCCCGCTGGCGGTCCGCGGCGAGGGCCTGGATGAGCTTGCGAACGTCGCGGACAAGGTGATCAAGGCGGGATGTAAGGACCTGGTTCTCGATCCGGGGAGGACGGGGATCGCGGACCGGCTCGCCGACCTGACCCAGATCAGGCGGCTTGCCATAAAGAAGAAGTTCAGGACCTTCGGGTTCCCCGCCATGGCATTTGTCGGGGCCAGCGACCCCTATCATGAGGCCATGGAGGCGGGCGTGTATATCGCAAAATATGCGGGGATAGTGGTGTTGAAGTCGCGCTATCCGTGGCTCGTGCTCCCCCTCCTCACGCTGCGACAAAACATCTACACCGACCCGCAGAAACCGATCCAGGTTGAAGCGAAGCTCTATTCCGTGGGCGGCGAGCCCAAGGACGATTCACCGCTTTATGTTACAAGCAATTTCTCGCTTACCTTTTTCACCGTACAGGGCGATATCGAGGCGAGCAAGATCCCCGCTCACCTCCTGGTCATCGACACGGAGGGGACATCTGTTCTTACTGCGTGGGCTGCGGGCAAGTTTACGGCGGAGAAGATCGCGGAGGCTCTGGGCGCCCCGGAGGTTCAGGGCAGGGTGAGGCACCGGAGGGTAATCATCCCGGGTTATGTGGCGGCCATGAGCGGGAAGCTCGAGGAGAAGTCAGGGTGGCAGGTGCTGGTCGGGCCTCGCGAATCCGCAGGGATTCCTTCATTTGTGAAGGCGAAGTGGAGCGCGTAG